GCGCCTTCGCGAGTCAGGCGATCCGGACTGCTGGTGCTGAAGGCGATACCGAAATCCGCCAGTAACGGTCGTTTGAGCGCATCGAACAAGACATTTTCCGGCTTCACGTCGCGGTGAACGATGCCTTGCGTATGTGCATAACCGAGCGCGCTTGCGAGCGCTCGCATGACGTCGATGATGCGATTTTCATCGCTGCCGATGCCCTGCCCGCGCAGATCGCCGTTTGGCAGATACGGCATCGTGTAGAAAAGTTGACCCTCGTTATCGCGTCCGACGTCGTAGATGCTGACGATATGCGGATGGTCAAGTCGTGCGATGGTGCGCGCTTCCTGCTCGAAACGCGCCGACATTTTCTCGCCAGGAATTTGTTCGCTGGTCAGGATCTTGATGGCGACCGGCCGCTTCAACGAGTCCTGCAAAGCCAGATACACGCTGGCCATGCCGCCACGGCCAATGCGTCGAACAAAACGATACCCGGGAATTTCAAAAGGCGAACGGAGCAGAGTCATGAGCAACGCATAGCGGGAGTTGCCGCCAGTTTACCCGACGCGCCCTGGGTATATGCGAAAGGCATGTGATCGCTGGCCGTACCGATCACGTCCGACGGGGTCATGCAAAAGACTGGTCAGTTGGCAAATTGGCAATCTGTCAGTTCAAAATCAGTCGGTTCGACCGAGGATTACTCCATCCTCGGTCGAACCAACTGACACGATCGTTTGCAGCCGCTTATTGGATCGGGCCGTAGGAATAACCTGCGGCACAGGCGGCATCGGTACAGGCGGTCGTCAGCATATTAACGATAATGGTTCCGGTATTATTGCGTGAATGGAAATGACCGACGCCGTCGACATCGCCACCGAAGACATTCCATGGAATTCCAGTTGTCCAGTCCCAATTGACTTGCTGGGTATTCGATCCGGCGCCGACATTCAATTGCGCCTTGACGTTATGACTGGTATTGCGCAGCAGCGGACTATTGCCGCAATTGGCGTAATCTGACGTTGTAGCGCACATGATTTCGTCATTCGTGCCGGCATAAATCGTGTAGAACGCGACCGCGGTATTGCTGTTGGCAGTGTTTGGCAAGGCGCGTGCTGCGCTGGTACCGGTCCATGAATTGATGCCGGGCGATGCCGAATCGGGATACACACCGAAAATCCAGGTGTCGTACCAATTCTGTGAGCCGCAGGTGGTTGCGTATGCGTTGGCGTAACCGGTCCAGAGGCAGGAATCCAGTCCGTGCAGGCCGCCAGCGATATTGACGAAGCGGCGTACGCTGCCCCAGTCGCTGTAGTAATCCAGTGCCGCCATCGACATGCTCACACCCATCGAATGCGTTACCAGATCGACTTTTGCCTGCCCGGTGTAGAGCTTCACCGCCTTGATGAAATTATCGACAATCGCGTATTTCGATTCGCGGTGGTAGTTCGATTGCGGCAAGCTGCGCTCGCTGGCACTGAGATAAGTCACGCCGAACAGTTCGCAATCCTTGTAGCCTGCTGCCTTGAATTGTTGGTACACCGAATTCGGCGCCTGGACATAACCGCTCACCTGGAAGGTCGGCGAATCCCAGCTTGTGGAATTGTCACCATTGCCGTGCACGAATACGACCGGCGTATGCGTTACCGTGCAACTCGCGGCGCCACCGAATCCACCCGATTCGCCGGCGTGCGGATTGAATCCACCGGCGTACTGCGTTGCAGTTCCGTTGCAAATCGTGCCGTTGTAACTGCCGCAACTCAACGCGTTCGACTGGCTCGAATAAATCAGCCCGCTCACTCCGAAAGCTGCAATTCCCACCGCTGAATTCAAGCAACCGAATAATACCGTCGTCGCCACCGACAAAAATGTCATTCCAGTGAAACGATTTTCAGAAATCGACAACCATTTCATTCCCTACCCCTCAGATGATTGATATGTGATGCGATCGTCATCGCAACACTCGATCGCCGGGCAAGTATGACTTTGGCTGAAAGGCTGTCTATTGTACGTTCGGGCAGTTCACCGTCCGAGGTCACGCAGGAAACGCCGGGTATATTGCAGCGCCGTGGTGCCGGATACGGAATTGCATATCGACGATGCCGAGCTGTTTGCGCTCAGGCATGGCGTATCGCGATCCAGCGACCAGAAGTGCAATCCGGCCAGGCCATGCGCCGCCGCGTAACTCGTGATGGTGTCGACATCCGCCAGTGTGAACACTTCGCTGGCAACATCGTTCATGCCGATCATCGGCGTCAGTTCGATCTGGCTCGCCGGGATGCCGTAAGTATGTTGCAGATTCACCGCCGCCTGGATCGCCGACTGCCCCATCTGGCATTGCCCAGCCGACACCACGCAGTTGGCTGGCGATGCACCACCGTAATCCATCACCATGAGGTTGATAGTGTAATGCGCGAGATGGGCGTTCTGGATCGCCTTGACCACCGAATCGCCGAGAGGATTCAGCCCGCCAAAACTGCCGTCCGATGCCGCCAGCGTTGCCAAGGTGAACGAGAAACGCAGATTCGGATACAGTGTTTGCGCATACGCGATTTGGTTTATCAGATTGTTGATATCGCCCGCTGTTTGTGCGCCTTCCATATCGAAATCGATACCGACCATGTGCGCTGACATGTAGGCATCGAGGAAGCTCTGCATACCCGCATGACTCGAACATATGAACGTGCCCGCCTGACCACCGGTGGAAACGACATAGTTCATGCCGGCGGTGGATAG
The sequence above is drawn from the Pseudolysobacter antarcticus genome and encodes:
- the phaZ7 gene encoding extracellular native short-chain-length polyhydroxyalkanoate depolymerase PhaZ7, producing the protein MKWLSISENRFTGMTFLSVATTVLFGCLNSAVGIAAFGVSGLIYSSQSNALSCGSYNGTICNGTATQYAGGFNPHAGESGGFGGAASCTVTHTPVVFVHGNGDNSTSWDSPTFQVSGYVQAPNSVYQQFKAAGYKDCELFGVTYLSASERSLPQSNYHRESKYAIVDNFIKAVKLYTGQAKVDLVTHSMGVSMSMAALDYYSDWGSVRRFVNIAGGLHGLDSCLWTGYANAYATTCGSQNWYDTWIFGVYPDSASPGINSWTGTSAARALPNTANSNTAVAFYTIYAGTNDEIMCATTSDYANCGNSPLLRNTSHNVKAQLNVGAGSNTQQVNWDWTTGIPWNVFGGDVDGVGHFHSRNNTGTIIVNMLTTACTDAACAAGYSYGPIQ